In Microvenator marinus, one genomic interval encodes:
- the mutL gene encoding DNA mismatch repair endonuclease MutL: MKASSREQPQPQTVCVLSPELANQIAAGEVVERPASVVKELVENSLDAGAQRLEVEIVDGGQKRIRVVDDGCGMRKDDLLRALERHATSKISQVEDLFRIGTLGFRGEAVPSIGSVSRLEIKTKPHGEVSGTRVLVVGGLLKEIEEAGIAAGTEIMVEDLFFNTPARLKFLKTSGTESRHITETLIRVGFSRPDVRILLKKDGKVVLDLPPVEDLRDRILSVMGRDVYDDLVETAEFPPVNGIVARGYMSKPGHNQRSAGNMYTFVNGRFVSDSTVRAAIRQAYGTFVEKGRWPSVVLYLDVPFELVDVNVHPAKTEVRFHDTNSVFRAVYHAIADQLAAAPWLEERPAKVYSLRKVDRDKTPELVSPEMASFEPLNARHRFESALKPNVHRNPGVLSPFFERPKSPDLQQGFGVRGASPLSEPPRVSHETMDAVGAQNYFSSLRVVGQFKRMYIVCEDATGMVIIDQHAAHERIGFERLKAVFRDDLKDVQPLLFPQRIELDALRSQTLEDQLEFFEQAGFEIEPFGGNSFVLKTVPAVLQKAKHEAMIRDAIDDFADQGRSARVEEAMESVLSRMACHSVVRGPTDLSIAEMEALLVQMDEIDFKANCPHGRPVYYRIPLMELEASFDRR, encoded by the coding sequence GTGAAGGCCAGCTCTAGGGAACAACCGCAACCCCAAACCGTTTGCGTACTCTCGCCGGAACTCGCGAACCAGATCGCGGCGGGTGAGGTGGTGGAGCGGCCAGCGTCGGTGGTGAAGGAGCTGGTGGAGAACAGTCTCGATGCGGGCGCACAGCGTCTCGAAGTCGAGATTGTGGACGGTGGCCAAAAGCGCATTCGTGTGGTGGATGACGGTTGCGGGATGCGAAAGGACGACCTCTTGAGGGCCCTTGAGCGCCACGCCACAAGCAAGATTTCGCAAGTCGAGGATTTGTTTCGGATCGGGACGCTGGGGTTTCGCGGTGAGGCCGTGCCTTCGATAGGGTCGGTCTCACGGCTAGAGATTAAAACGAAGCCTCACGGCGAGGTTTCGGGGACGCGGGTCTTGGTGGTGGGTGGGCTCTTGAAGGAGATTGAAGAGGCCGGGATTGCCGCTGGAACCGAGATCATGGTGGAGGACCTCTTCTTCAACACACCCGCACGGCTGAAGTTCTTGAAGACGAGTGGCACCGAGTCTCGGCATATTACCGAGACCCTCATTCGCGTTGGGTTTTCAAGGCCTGACGTCCGAATTCTGCTGAAGAAAGATGGCAAGGTGGTGCTTGACCTTCCGCCGGTTGAGGACCTGCGCGACCGCATCTTGAGCGTGATGGGGCGCGATGTTTATGACGATCTTGTGGAGACGGCGGAGTTTCCGCCGGTGAACGGGATTGTGGCGCGCGGCTACATGTCTAAGCCCGGCCATAATCAGCGAAGCGCTGGCAATATGTACACGTTTGTGAACGGGCGATTTGTGAGCGATTCCACGGTGCGCGCGGCGATTCGTCAGGCGTACGGCACGTTTGTGGAGAAGGGGCGGTGGCCCTCCGTGGTTTTGTATCTGGACGTGCCTTTTGAATTGGTGGATGTGAACGTTCATCCGGCCAAAACAGAAGTGCGTTTTCACGACACGAACTCCGTTTTCCGCGCTGTGTACCACGCGATCGCCGACCAGCTTGCGGCCGCACCATGGCTTGAGGAGCGGCCGGCAAAGGTCTACTCGTTGCGCAAGGTCGATCGGGACAAAACGCCTGAGCTCGTGTCTCCAGAAATGGCGAGTTTTGAGCCGTTGAACGCGAGGCATCGATTTGAGTCAGCGCTTAAGCCCAATGTTCATCGAAACCCAGGCGTTCTCTCACCGTTTTTTGAGCGGCCCAAGTCGCCGGACCTGCAACAAGGGTTTGGGGTGCGCGGCGCAAGCCCGTTGAGTGAGCCACCGCGCGTGAGTCATGAGACCATGGATGCGGTAGGGGCGCAGAACTACTTCTCGTCGCTCCGGGTCGTGGGCCAGTTCAAACGCATGTACATCGTGTGCGAAGACGCCACCGGCATGGTGATTATCGATCAGCACGCCGCGCACGAACGCATAGGTTTTGAGCGGCTCAAAGCGGTCTTTAGAGATGATTTGAAGGACGTGCAGCCTCTGCTCTTTCCGCAACGCATTGAGTTGGACGCGCTTCGCTCTCAAACTTTGGAGGACCAGCTCGAGTTCTTTGAGCAGGCTGGTTTTGAGATTGAGCCCTTCGGAGGGAATTCATTTGTGCTCAAGACGGTTCCGGCAGTGCTTCAGAAGGCCAAGCATGAGGCAATGATTCGCGATGCCATCGATGATTTTGCGGACCAAGGCCGAAGTGCACGCGTAGAAGAGGCTATGGAGTCCGTATTATCACGCATGGCTTGCCATTCGGTGGTGCGTGGTCCCACGGACTTGAGTATAGCGGAGATGGAAGCACTTTTGGTGCAGATGGATGAGATTGATTTTAAGGCGAATTGCCCTCACGGCCGGCCCGTGTACTACCGCATACCGTTGATGGAATTGGAAGCGAGCTTCGATAGGCGCTAA
- a CDS encoding choice-of-anchor V domain-containing protein produces the protein MLKAESLPSTWQSSVFIPRPAIFLLGVFVLKWLTFLLLLPLPVLASSGGYPFANCGGCHSGGAGTTVPTITFEQEVYVGLPTTVSVTVANAVQSHAGFSLRLTGGEFPTAPGAGVRRFNATDVSHSTPATLPRTWTMTWTPTAAGNANYSIWGNAVNRNGSSSGDTVNPVLVTGSKTVSLRPEGFACNSMCQQLVCRQHLLRFCM, from the coding sequence ATGTTGAAAGCGGAATCTCTACCAAGTACATGGCAAAGCTCAGTTTTCATTCCACGACCTGCGATCTTTCTCCTTGGAGTTTTTGTGCTTAAATGGCTCACTTTTTTGCTTCTACTTCCGCTGCCAGTACTCGCCTCATCTGGCGGCTATCCCTTTGCAAACTGCGGCGGTTGCCACTCGGGTGGCGCGGGTACAACCGTTCCTACAATAACCTTTGAACAAGAAGTCTACGTGGGGTTGCCAACCACAGTTTCCGTGACGGTCGCCAACGCAGTTCAATCCCACGCAGGCTTTTCCCTCAGGCTTACGGGCGGGGAATTTCCCACCGCGCCAGGAGCAGGTGTCAGGAGATTCAACGCGACGGACGTGTCACACAGCACGCCAGCGACCTTGCCACGAACTTGGACGATGACGTGGACGCCGACCGCCGCGGGAAACGCGAACTATTCCATTTGGGGAAATGCGGTCAATCGAAACGGAAGCAGCAGCGGAGATACGGTTAACCCGGTTCTTGTAACGGGCTCAAAGACCGTATCGCTCAGACCAGAAGGCTTCGCGTGCAACTCAATGTGCCAGCAACTCGTGTGTAGACAGCATCTGCTGCGATTCTGCATGTGA
- a CDS encoding translocation/assembly module TamB domain-containing protein has product MSDTPSKKRWVLRGLLGLVAGVLVLVVLAFVVVQTPWAKGQIRDLAQDLAGDSLNGRLVIGELSGSLLGGLELEGVELYDTDDVIVARVVRAEATYAIWGALGGELTVDSVKLSGVELYARQGADGLNLAKLVKPSEEPSEPPQFNVNLPEIELEGALVFVNEEFISDDIQTIEAASTRVKPEFSEDSNLGALVVLDKLAMKAGVKLDLGTGGVVADLESLSTNVAVEGVLQKELKIEGLSAVVAAESLSATLEELKVEGVASITGLAASMKGEVVESKGDFEILGEQDWLDGLSPVNLKKGVKGKLKASGPLSALDVGLELSTDGAGKVSLEVLLSGIAAEAEGEPKTKGKLIVSGLRADEILTEIPLTSLVNLELDFNTEGLDPQTLQAEAVMRLGVVEVDNYRLNSGEVNAVWKDSKVEITRLNLDSPYAVAELTGAYSLSGDLAIKGSLNTGDSMGELSKVFKTDTKVQGNLDLVGKLNLEETGIGLVETLAGDIRWDLREFSMEDVVIPESRGDLKIDIRSPRPDTRSVSVKGDMRVRRASAAGMRVGLAEAVFDLDTRVSKPFESLADFIQDLRLNARVNVAGLSGPGIRIANSNLNLNVREIANSRYSYSVKTNNRALDFGSATLGKANADLSGAVTINARKTGAQMVESISVRGDVEAESLKMQEERLGMVRANIQVDGPTQDLKGTVDFSAQDVPVGAPEKRLYEFSDLVGQLVLTGKREFEVRVSGNQVEGRAPQNIALELTGSYAPTLDDFEIHGLSVSPGDNGWVIENGMSFDTKRGIYRFDNVRLKQDEQEIQINGHLHMGVDQDVEGRVQGFKIEDLPNQFGIQDFPPVKGQVDGTFSLKGTAKKPEALVDLTFTDLYWEDYGPFTIRIQGSYEDELLRVQTLEVEGYEREILAGAGSVPIRLETTGKWEIFWDRNFDLGVKLQKQDLSFFSEILPQLTMYSLEGEASADVSIRGRVSSPEIEASFLLADAALTMPRQGSDLRLGPMRLRSKLSYQESDAEGLDVRFEAEILDRNDEGLVIQAYSGLPVAEIVQRVLKGEDIGAMRAQILNSPLRLNMQLNEYDVQRINISEFRDAKAEGTIGVQAMVQGTLGEPNAGLMFSLSGFGWDRFRDIELDIESNISEEMLEISKLRLEWDADEVFTGEAKVPFPIRYVFGDQDLQDLPIRAQFRIPELPVAKLSAMDYTFASIRGTMQAEMNVAGSLSSPEFDMVLGIKDTLFANRKTGDLNFDVRAMFGRASVNMSVTHDGEKSAVVVGDFPILTDILALAAGQSPLAEGDLAVAIKAEKTPLAGLLPARILDRVMTQVKGTLDTDFAIGGTWQNIEPRGSFAIEGLNVFFPTLGRSVENGKLRITAQKNYLDVEEMHIEESNSSVDMSGRIPIANMIPTGAKINLNLDNVATTGFTPMPVYVSGNVALDADLTQELTSANVTVNDLVLDVPQNNQSNAHPLDVNSDIVILERAEMDAGMMMIPDLAKLTAGGAALAKIQVSIAPESQLRHPNAVVRFRGDLALDVDSSGATILGEIQTSRGEVEFLGKSFRVDQGIIAFTGASPPNPRIQVEASYALDRAVTDVVGPATSGDPRAVIRVSGTALRPELRMSSDPQMTESQIIYVLVSDRPPTNAAGEEEGVASQAVAAASGILSGMLKERAKGFYPVDMLRLRTDETGISGVEVGKYFGKNVFFAYEYVFGADEGENTNEVRVEYQFAPSWLVGSRFGDQANGALFLYWDIF; this is encoded by the coding sequence TTGAGCGATACACCTTCAAAAAAACGGTGGGTGTTGCGCGGGCTCTTGGGGCTCGTGGCCGGCGTTTTGGTGTTGGTGGTGCTCGCGTTTGTGGTGGTCCAAACCCCATGGGCTAAGGGCCAAATTCGTGATTTGGCCCAAGATTTAGCGGGCGATTCTCTTAACGGCAGACTGGTGATTGGCGAGCTCTCTGGCTCGCTCCTCGGCGGACTCGAGCTTGAAGGTGTCGAGCTCTATGACACGGATGATGTGATTGTAGCTCGCGTGGTGCGTGCCGAGGCCACTTACGCAATCTGGGGAGCCCTCGGGGGTGAGCTGACGGTAGATAGCGTGAAACTCAGCGGGGTTGAGCTCTACGCGAGGCAGGGGGCGGACGGGCTGAATCTGGCGAAATTGGTGAAGCCTTCTGAGGAGCCGTCGGAGCCGCCGCAATTCAACGTGAATCTACCCGAGATCGAACTCGAAGGGGCGCTCGTCTTCGTGAACGAAGAGTTTATTAGCGATGATATCCAGACCATCGAAGCGGCGAGCACTCGCGTGAAGCCCGAGTTCAGCGAAGATTCGAATCTTGGTGCGCTGGTAGTTTTGGACAAGCTCGCAATGAAAGCGGGGGTGAAGCTCGATTTGGGCACGGGCGGTGTGGTTGCGGACCTTGAGTCCTTGAGCACCAACGTTGCGGTCGAAGGGGTACTTCAGAAAGAGCTGAAAATTGAAGGTTTGAGCGCAGTGGTGGCTGCGGAATCGCTGAGCGCCACTCTCGAAGAACTCAAGGTCGAAGGAGTGGCGAGCATCACGGGGCTAGCGGCGTCCATGAAGGGCGAGGTCGTGGAGTCAAAAGGTGATTTTGAGATTCTTGGCGAGCAAGATTGGCTCGACGGGTTGAGTCCTGTGAATCTGAAAAAAGGCGTGAAGGGTAAGCTCAAGGCGAGCGGCCCTCTCAGCGCGTTGGACGTTGGGTTGGAGCTTAGCACCGACGGGGCGGGGAAGGTCTCGCTCGAAGTACTGCTCAGCGGGATTGCTGCTGAGGCAGAGGGAGAGCCGAAAACCAAAGGCAAACTTATCGTCAGCGGTCTCAGGGCCGATGAGATTTTGACTGAGATTCCCCTGACTTCGCTCGTTAATTTGGAGCTCGATTTCAACACCGAAGGCCTCGACCCCCAGACGCTTCAAGCCGAAGCGGTGATGCGGCTAGGAGTGGTCGAGGTGGATAACTACCGGCTTAACTCCGGTGAAGTGAATGCTGTCTGGAAGGACTCAAAGGTTGAGATTACCCGGCTGAACTTGGATTCGCCTTATGCGGTGGCAGAGCTGACGGGCGCTTACAGCCTATCCGGTGATTTGGCTATCAAGGGGAGTTTGAATACCGGGGATTCCATGGGTGAACTTTCAAAGGTCTTCAAGACGGATACCAAGGTTCAAGGCAATCTAGACCTCGTGGGCAAGCTCAATCTCGAAGAGACGGGCATTGGACTTGTGGAGACTTTGGCCGGCGATATCCGTTGGGATCTCCGCGAGTTTTCCATGGAAGACGTGGTGATTCCGGAAAGTCGAGGGGACCTTAAGATCGATATTCGTTCGCCACGGCCTGACACGCGGTCTGTCTCGGTGAAAGGGGATATGCGGGTTCGCCGCGCGAGTGCTGCGGGCATGCGGGTCGGGCTGGCAGAAGCTGTGTTCGATTTGGATACCCGGGTTTCTAAACCTTTTGAGAGTTTGGCTGATTTTATCCAAGATCTGCGGCTCAACGCTCGTGTGAACGTAGCTGGTCTTTCGGGGCCCGGCATTCGAATTGCGAACTCGAACCTTAATCTGAACGTCCGCGAAATCGCCAATTCACGGTATTCGTACAGCGTGAAGACCAACAACCGCGCGCTAGATTTTGGTAGTGCTACGCTTGGCAAGGCGAATGCGGACTTGAGCGGTGCGGTGACCATCAACGCCCGTAAAACCGGAGCCCAGATGGTCGAATCCATTTCGGTGCGCGGTGATGTGGAGGCGGAATCCCTGAAAATGCAGGAGGAGAGGCTCGGCATGGTGCGTGCCAACATTCAAGTGGACGGGCCTACCCAAGATTTGAAGGGAACGGTGGATTTTAGCGCTCAGGATGTTCCCGTGGGAGCACCGGAAAAACGCCTCTACGAGTTCTCAGACCTCGTGGGGCAGCTGGTGTTGACCGGAAAAAGGGAGTTCGAGGTTCGAGTCTCCGGAAACCAGGTCGAAGGCCGCGCGCCCCAGAATATCGCGCTCGAATTGACGGGATCCTATGCACCAACCCTGGATGATTTTGAGATCCATGGCCTCTCGGTTAGCCCTGGAGATAACGGCTGGGTCATTGAAAACGGCATGAGTTTCGACACCAAACGAGGCATCTACAGATTCGACAATGTGCGGCTGAAGCAAGACGAGCAGGAGATTCAAATCAACGGCCACTTGCATATGGGTGTTGACCAAGATGTAGAGGGCCGCGTCCAGGGCTTTAAGATTGAAGATCTGCCCAATCAGTTTGGGATTCAGGACTTCCCGCCGGTGAAGGGGCAGGTTGATGGCACGTTCAGTCTAAAGGGCACCGCCAAAAAGCCCGAAGCGCTGGTGGACCTGACTTTTACCGATTTGTACTGGGAGGATTATGGACCGTTCACGATCCGAATTCAGGGGTCTTATGAGGACGAGTTGTTACGTGTTCAGACGCTCGAAGTAGAGGGCTATGAACGCGAGATTCTAGCGGGGGCTGGAAGCGTTCCGATTCGTTTGGAAACCACAGGTAAGTGGGAGATTTTTTGGGATCGAAACTTTGATCTGGGAGTGAAGCTTCAAAAACAAGATCTCTCGTTTTTCTCCGAGATTTTGCCTCAGCTCACCATGTATTCACTCGAGGGCGAGGCGAGCGCTGATGTGAGTATTCGGGGCCGGGTGTCGAGCCCTGAGATCGAAGCCTCGTTTCTTCTGGCCGATGCCGCCTTGACCATGCCTCGGCAAGGCTCGGATTTGCGCCTCGGACCTATGCGCCTGAGGTCAAAGCTGAGCTATCAGGAAAGTGACGCGGAAGGTCTAGATGTTCGCTTCGAAGCCGAGATTTTGGACCGCAACGACGAGGGCCTGGTGATTCAGGCGTACAGCGGGCTGCCTGTGGCCGAGATCGTTCAACGCGTGCTCAAAGGAGAGGATATTGGCGCAATGCGTGCCCAGATTTTGAATAGTCCCCTTCGGCTGAATATGCAGCTCAATGAGTACGACGTTCAGCGCATCAATATCTCCGAATTTAGAGACGCAAAGGCGGAAGGGACGATTGGAGTTCAGGCGATGGTGCAAGGTACACTCGGTGAGCCAAACGCCGGTCTGATGTTTAGTTTGTCGGGGTTTGGATGGGATAGATTCCGGGATATCGAGCTAGATATCGAATCCAATATTTCTGAAGAGATGTTGGAAATTTCAAAGCTCAGGCTAGAGTGGGATGCCGATGAAGTGTTTACCGGAGAGGCGAAAGTTCCGTTCCCGATTCGCTATGTGTTTGGGGACCAAGATCTTCAGGATTTGCCGATCCGTGCGCAGTTTCGTATTCCCGAGCTGCCGGTGGCCAAGCTCAGCGCCATGGACTACACGTTCGCGAGTATCCGCGGCACGATGCAGGCCGAGATGAACGTGGCAGGCAGCCTCTCGTCGCCGGAATTCGATATGGTTCTGGGAATCAAGGACACGCTCTTTGCCAACCGAAAGACGGGCGATTTGAACTTCGATGTGCGTGCGATGTTTGGCCGTGCCTCGGTGAATATGTCGGTGACGCACGACGGCGAAAAAAGTGCTGTTGTCGTGGGCGATTTCCCGATTCTCACCGATATACTCGCCCTTGCGGCTGGGCAATCACCGCTGGCCGAGGGCGATTTGGCGGTTGCTATCAAGGCTGAGAAGACACCGCTCGCCGGCTTGCTTCCGGCCAGAATTTTGGACCGAGTGATGACGCAGGTGAAGGGCACTTTGGATACCGATTTTGCGATTGGAGGGACGTGGCAAAATATCGAGCCGCGAGGCTCGTTTGCCATCGAAGGATTGAACGTTTTCTTCCCGACTCTCGGGCGAAGCGTAGAGAACGGGAAGCTTCGGATTACCGCGCAAAAGAACTACTTGGACGTAGAGGAGATGCACATCGAAGAATCGAATTCTTCAGTGGATATGAGCGGGCGAATTCCAATCGCGAACATGATTCCCACCGGTGCCAAGATCAACCTGAACTTGGACAATGTGGCCACGACCGGCTTCACCCCGATGCCCGTCTACGTGAGCGGGAATGTGGCGTTGGATGCTGACCTGACACAAGAGTTGACGAGTGCCAATGTGACCGTGAATGACCTCGTGTTGGACGTTCCTCAAAATAATCAATCCAATGCGCATCCGTTGGACGTAAACTCGGATATCGTGATTTTGGAGCGGGCTGAGATGGACGCGGGCATGATGATGATTCCCGATTTGGCGAAGCTCACGGCAGGCGGGGCAGCGCTGGCTAAGATCCAGGTATCAATTGCTCCGGAAAGCCAGCTTCGACACCCGAACGCTGTGGTGAGATTCCGCGGGGATTTGGCGCTCGATGTGGATTCGAGCGGTGCGACGATTTTGGGTGAGATTCAAACTTCGAGAGGTGAGGTGGAGTTCTTGGGCAAGAGCTTCCGAGTCGATCAGGGCATCATCGCGTTCACCGGGGCATCTCCGCCAAATCCTAGGATCCAGGTAGAAGCCTCCTACGCGCTCGATCGCGCGGTGACCGACGTGGTTGGGCCGGCGACCTCTGGCGACCCGAGAGCGGTGATCCGTGTGAGTGGAACGGCGCTTCGCCCGGAGCTTCGCATGAGCAGTGACCCTCAGATGACTGAGTCTCAGATCATCTACGTTCTGGTCAGCGACAGGCCGCCCACCAACGCCGCAGGCGAGGAAGAGGGCGTTGCGTCACAGGCGGTTGCAGCCGCATCTGGGATTCTCTCCGGAATGCTCAAGGAACGCGCAAAAGGGTTCTATCCGGTGGATATGCTCAGGTTGCGCACTGACGAGACGGGAATCTCCGGTGTTGAGGTCGGCAAGTACTTTGGAAAGAACGTCTTCTTCGCCTACGAATACGTGTTCGGTGCCGATGAAGGAGAGAACACCAACGAAGTTCGAGTGGAGTACCAATTTGCCCCAAGCTGGTTGGTCGGGTCACGATTTGGCGACCAGGCTAACGGCGCACTTTTCCTCTATTGGGATATCTTCTGA
- a CDS encoding BamA/OMP85 family outer membrane protein, with protein MHRFLFIWAWALILVGCASEPERKPYVMPGATDYLVAQLNIRGTDAIDLSELQEGLVTKEDPGWRADVGWIPLIGSERSYFNSVEWERDLQRIETFYKSRGYFNAKVVSKNVLQDNKTKTVRLTIQIEEGEPAKISEINIEGIDRAEIDPADLLSVVTFRPGDRFNESAYGRAKEEISLQVQRKGYAYATTRGRVLVDPVAETVEVNFYVDVGPICTFGDVKIEGLDTVDREFIERALAFEEGQKFNPDLLQETQENIYGLRVFGVVQVATARELEAFSAPGEATQAAKPETSNQRTLGVSDLQNSAFETAKQRQDLEPVVPIVVRLKENKLWTARVGVSAEAEVNRQAVLARFDWSNPNFFGGLRRIEHFNAIGWAWAPTIFDRANDGYILKSDLRFTRPQFLERMTNLKARVQIERDVFEGYNLFTPRFQIGLERPFFKRLTVEILYNFSFNRITNVDRSLALSDEFIEDYVLEYLEQRIRLDFRDNILNPRSGWMLELSFQEAMDYLTLGQSDFVKVSAGGEVYFPYELWVPQVLAFRTRLSTIYNVGRATGIPVPEKLYAGGVDSMRSFGRQQISYYTQAGEALPIGAQSSMEAAIESRLRLSKNALGIGDFWGVLYVDAASVSRGQLFTDTEANETGSVQISELVDTMLYGAGLGFFWLTPIGPIRADFAYTISDLENDIRFRRCPAIIADCTLGSALPVDQDPIQERISGYSFYIGIGHSF; from the coding sequence TTGCACAGATTCTTGTTCATATGGGCGTGGGCCCTGATTCTAGTGGGCTGTGCGTCTGAGCCGGAGCGCAAACCTTATGTAATGCCTGGGGCAACAGATTACCTGGTGGCTCAACTGAATATCCGTGGCACTGACGCGATCGATTTGTCCGAGCTTCAGGAAGGGTTGGTGACCAAGGAAGACCCGGGTTGGCGTGCAGATGTTGGGTGGATTCCGCTTATTGGTTCGGAGCGTTCGTACTTTAACTCGGTGGAGTGGGAGCGCGACCTTCAGCGAATAGAGACGTTCTATAAGTCTCGCGGTTACTTCAACGCGAAGGTGGTCTCGAAGAACGTCTTGCAAGACAACAAGACCAAGACAGTGCGCCTGACGATTCAGATCGAAGAGGGTGAGCCGGCCAAGATATCTGAAATCAATATTGAGGGTATTGACCGCGCCGAGATCGACCCCGCAGATTTGCTCAGCGTGGTGACGTTTAGGCCTGGAGACCGTTTCAACGAGAGCGCCTACGGGCGTGCGAAGGAAGAGATTTCGCTGCAGGTGCAGCGCAAGGGCTACGCGTATGCGACCACGCGCGGCAGGGTCTTGGTGGACCCCGTTGCTGAGACTGTGGAAGTCAACTTCTACGTAGATGTGGGGCCAATCTGTACGTTTGGAGACGTGAAGATTGAGGGCCTTGATACGGTAGACCGCGAGTTCATTGAGCGCGCGTTGGCCTTTGAAGAAGGTCAGAAGTTCAATCCAGACCTGCTCCAGGAAACTCAAGAGAATATCTACGGTTTGAGGGTCTTTGGTGTGGTCCAGGTGGCTACTGCGCGCGAGCTCGAAGCCTTTAGTGCGCCTGGTGAGGCGACACAGGCTGCCAAGCCGGAAACGTCAAATCAACGAACTTTAGGTGTCAGCGACCTTCAGAATTCGGCGTTTGAGACGGCGAAGCAGCGCCAAGACTTGGAGCCCGTGGTGCCAATCGTGGTGCGGCTAAAGGAAAACAAGCTCTGGACCGCACGTGTGGGTGTTTCGGCCGAAGCCGAGGTCAACCGACAGGCCGTGCTCGCCCGATTTGATTGGTCTAATCCGAATTTCTTCGGCGGATTGAGGCGAATCGAGCACTTCAACGCCATCGGTTGGGCGTGGGCGCCCACCATTTTTGACCGCGCGAACGACGGTTATATTCTGAAGAGTGACCTTCGATTTACACGTCCGCAGTTCCTCGAGCGCATGACCAATCTAAAGGCTCGCGTGCAGATTGAGCGCGATGTGTTTGAGGGTTATAATCTCTTCACGCCGCGATTTCAGATTGGTCTCGAGAGGCCGTTTTTCAAGCGCCTTACGGTCGAGATTCTCTACAACTTCTCGTTCAACCGAATCACCAACGTAGACCGCTCGCTCGCCCTATCCGACGAGTTTATTGAGGACTACGTCTTGGAGTATCTGGAGCAACGGATTCGCCTCGATTTCAGGGATAATATCCTAAACCCGCGCTCAGGTTGGATGCTGGAGCTCAGTTTCCAAGAGGCTATGGATTATCTAACGCTTGGGCAGAGTGATTTTGTGAAGGTGAGTGCTGGCGGCGAGGTCTACTTTCCTTACGAACTCTGGGTCCCGCAGGTTCTGGCGTTTAGGACCAGGCTTTCCACAATTTACAATGTGGGACGCGCTACCGGGATCCCGGTGCCAGAGAAGCTCTATGCGGGTGGCGTGGACTCGATGCGTAGTTTTGGGCGCCAACAGATTTCTTACTACACGCAGGCAGGGGAAGCTTTGCCGATTGGAGCACAGAGCTCGATGGAGGCTGCCATCGAGAGCCGTCTTCGCCTCTCCAAAAACGCGCTTGGAATTGGCGATTTCTGGGGCGTTCTTTATGTGGATGCGGCATCGGTGTCGCGAGGCCAGCTCTTTACCGATACGGAAGCGAATGAAACCGGGTCTGTGCAGATTTCAGAGCTCGTGGACACGATGCTCTACGGTGCGGGCCTGGGCTTTTTTTGGCTGACGCCTATTGGTCCGATTCGTGCCGATTTCGCCTACACTATCTCGGATTTGGAGAACGATATTCGTTTCCGAAGATGTCCTGCTATCATTGCAGATTGCACGTTGGGGAGTGCGCTTCCCGTGGACCAGGACCCCATTCAAGAGCGTATCTCGGGCTATAGTTTTTACATCGGAATAGGACACTCGTTTTGA
- a CDS encoding CPBP family intramembrane glutamic endopeptidase: MRFISGLWQRFRAAVWKLEQETLAFKEANGDRFDFKIAGVLVLACVCVSVLEYYGGSSDYRHWAPVIGLIAENPENGLREIFRRGEYAELFRLMYWAGSTFFWYLLIPALFVKLVLRGSLREHGLSLKGTVKHSWIYVILFLIVFPFVVAVAFTPEFQNTYPFYSKAGENWRGFLAWEMAYALQFLSLEFFYRGFLIHALRPRFGFYAVFISVIPYCMIHFGKPFPETIGAIIAGLALGTLSVFTRNIWGGVMIHVAVALSMDFLSLFLRGKFWFQL; encoded by the coding sequence ATGCGATTCATTTCGGGTTTGTGGCAGCGCTTTAGGGCCGCGGTGTGGAAACTGGAGCAAGAAACGCTGGCGTTTAAAGAGGCCAACGGTGACCGTTTCGATTTCAAGATCGCTGGCGTTTTGGTGCTGGCCTGCGTTTGTGTCTCGGTGCTCGAGTATTATGGCGGGTCAAGCGATTACCGACATTGGGCGCCGGTCATAGGACTCATCGCCGAGAATCCGGAAAACGGGCTCCGAGAGATTTTTCGAAGGGGCGAATACGCCGAGCTCTTCCGGCTCATGTACTGGGCGGGCTCAACGTTTTTTTGGTATCTTCTGATCCCTGCGCTCTTCGTAAAGCTGGTCCTGAGGGGAAGCCTTCGCGAACACGGCCTGAGCCTTAAGGGTACGGTCAAACACTCCTGGATCTACGTGATTCTCTTTCTGATCGTCTTTCCATTTGTGGTGGCCGTGGCGTTCACCCCGGAGTTTCAGAACACGTACCCGTTCTACTCCAAGGCGGGCGAGAATTGGCGCGGGTTCTTGGCATGGGAGATGGCATACGCACTGCAGTTTTTGAGTCTTGAGTTCTTTTACCGCGGGTTCTTGATCCACGCCTTGAGGCCCAGATTTGGGTTCTACGCGGTGTTCATATCGGTCATTCCGTATTGCATGATTCACTTCGGAAAACCTTTCCCCGAGACGATAGGCGCCATCATTGCGGGCCTCGCGTTGGGCACACTTTCCGTGTTTACCCGCAATATTTGGGGGGGCGTGATGATTCACGTGGCCGTGGCGTTGTCCATGGACTTTCTCTCGCTCTTTTTGCGAGGAAAATTCTGGTTTCAGCTCTGA